In a genomic window of Staphylococcus taiwanensis:
- a CDS encoding serine hydrolase: MKKKLLIGGVILLIIVASLSIAIKLKPNHSMLSPSSQSYIDKMVSNEMKDGHIPGVSVLIVKHNKIFMNKGYGYANINKKTKVSPKTRFEIASNSKAFTGYAIMQLVKDNKIKLDDKINKYIPGFYMSYKGKKTDITVDQLIAQTSGIPGDITDNDKITKKTDSLSGIVNSIKGRKLDAKPGKQFEYSNMNYDILGLIVQNVSHESYSNYMDKHIFKPLKMKDITTKDSNVKQADDAQGYLYKNGKYHADNPTFNIGDNPSAYMMTGTKGLKPWIKFQLNPTPTYKSLISETHQPKVKTHDDINSSYATGWFVDDRNKDTIVYHPGTLENYSSYILLNPKQDYGIVILANSYSKSVPDLAQNLNTQMSNGKHIDTLQQFINQYQIGIVIITVLMCLLVVITLIIIWRYINQRKPIHFNWRNHNMQMKVLLLTVSFALILGLIHLLPSMILTDSDWHFMMSWLPTSAKYGLLSFVMLLTSLYAFLFLKIVSTTTKSN, from the coding sequence ATGAAAAAGAAATTACTTATTGGTGGCGTCATATTATTAATTATTGTGGCATCACTTTCAATAGCAATCAAATTAAAGCCAAACCATTCTATGTTGAGCCCCTCTTCACAGAGCTACATTGACAAAATGGTTTCTAATGAAATGAAAGATGGCCATATTCCGGGGGTATCTGTTTTAATCGTTAAACATAATAAGATATTTATGAATAAGGGTTACGGTTACGCAAATATTAATAAAAAGACCAAAGTATCTCCTAAAACACGTTTTGAAATTGCTTCAAATTCTAAAGCTTTTACTGGTTATGCCATCATGCAACTTGTAAAAGATAACAAGATTAAATTAGATGACAAAATCAACAAGTATATCCCTGGTTTTTATATGTCATATAAAGGTAAAAAAACAGATATAACTGTTGATCAACTCATTGCTCAAACAAGTGGTATTCCAGGTGACATTACAGATAATGATAAGATTACTAAAAAGACGGACAGTCTATCAGGTATTGTGAATAGTATTAAGGGACGCAAGTTAGACGCAAAACCTGGCAAACAATTCGAATATTCCAATATGAATTACGATATCTTAGGGCTCATTGTTCAAAATGTGTCTCATGAATCGTATTCAAACTATATGGATAAACATATCTTCAAGCCATTAAAAATGAAAGATATCACAACAAAAGATAGTAATGTGAAACAAGCAGATGACGCACAAGGTTATCTTTATAAAAATGGTAAGTATCATGCTGATAACCCTACTTTCAACATTGGGGATAATCCTTCGGCATATATGATGACTGGTACCAAAGGTTTAAAACCATGGATTAAATTCCAACTCAATCCGACACCAACCTATAAATCTTTAATTTCTGAAACGCATCAACCTAAAGTTAAAACACATGATGATATCAATTCGAGCTATGCTACGGGTTGGTTCGTTGATGATCGTAATAAAGACACGATTGTTTATCACCCTGGCACACTTGAAAATTATTCATCTTATATTCTTTTAAATCCGAAACAAGATTATGGCATCGTCATCTTAGCAAATTCATATTCGAAAAGTGTTCCTGACTTAGCTCAGAATTTAAATACACAGATGAGTAATGGCAAGCACATTGACACACTTCAACAATTTATCAATCAATATCAAATTGGTATCGTCATCATTACAGTATTAATGTGTTTATTGGTTGTCATAACACTTATAATCATTTGGCGCTACATCAATCAACGTAAGCCGATACACTTTAATTGGCGTAATCATAACATGCAAATGAAAGTGTTATTACTAACTGTTTCATTTGCACTTATCTTAGGATTAATACACTTGTTACCATCAATGATACTTACGGACTCAGATTGGCATTTTATGATGTCTTGGTTACCAACATCAGCTAAATATGGCTTATTAAGTTTCGTCATGCTACTTACAAGTTTGTATGCTTTCTTATTTTTAAAAATTGTATCAACTACAACAAAATCTAATTAA
- a CDS encoding APC family permease yields MFTQFKRLLIGKPKRNRDLKNEKISNFKALAILSSDALSSVAYGPEQILITLVAVGAMASWYTLPIACAVLVLLAALILSYRQVIYAYPKGGGAYIVSKMNLGEKWGLLAGGSLLVDYILTVAVSISSGADAFVAAFPSLYHHKVLIACLLVLFILIMNLRGLTESATVLSYPVYLFIIGLIIMIIVGVWKVATGQVEPHMHAAVGTAVPGVSMFLLLKAFSSGASSLTGVEAISNAVTNFKDPGPKNAVKTLVTMGSILAFLLVGIVGLAYWYGVLPQTETTVLSQLAMNILGHNAGYYFVQATTVMILVLAANTGFTAFPMLAASMAKDKYMPRMFNVRGDRLGYSNSIITLGVGAILLIILFNGKTENLIPLYAVGVFIPFTLAQYGMVLKWIRGREKGWSRKLIANAIGGTITFIVFMIFLITKFSHVWPILIFLPLIVIVFLRINMHYKNIAEQLRSTAMVQDMPIVDKNLALVPVSTITSAIDKSVYYAQMIADDVIAVHVSFGDESDKCFVDKWQKHFPDVRLVVLHSEYRSVIRPISRFIDKINKKANDKNYVITVVVPQFITKKSWHNFLHNQTSIRLKMHLFYQKNVILATVPFKLKK; encoded by the coding sequence ATGTTCACTCAATTTAAAAGACTTTTAATTGGTAAACCTAAGCGGAATCGTGATTTAAAGAATGAAAAAATCAGCAATTTCAAAGCTTTAGCTATTTTATCATCAGATGCATTATCTTCAGTTGCTTATGGACCTGAGCAGATATTGATTACATTAGTAGCAGTAGGCGCAATGGCCTCTTGGTATACACTACCTATTGCTTGTGCGGTGTTAGTTCTATTAGCTGCTTTAATCTTATCTTATCGCCAAGTTATATATGCCTATCCTAAGGGTGGCGGTGCATATATCGTATCTAAGATGAACTTAGGTGAAAAATGGGGATTATTAGCAGGTGGCTCATTACTCGTTGATTATATTTTAACGGTAGCAGTAAGTATCTCTTCTGGAGCAGATGCGTTTGTAGCTGCGTTTCCATCGTTATATCATCATAAAGTATTAATCGCATGCTTACTTGTATTATTTATTTTAATCATGAACCTGCGTGGTTTGACAGAATCAGCTACTGTTCTTTCTTATCCAGTATATTTATTTATTATCGGGTTAATTATTATGATTATCGTAGGAGTTTGGAAAGTCGCAACTGGTCAAGTTGAACCACATATGCATGCGGCAGTCGGTACAGCAGTGCCTGGTGTTTCCATGTTCTTATTATTAAAGGCCTTCTCATCAGGGGCTTCTTCTCTAACAGGAGTAGAGGCAATTTCGAATGCTGTAACTAACTTTAAAGATCCAGGCCCTAAAAATGCAGTTAAAACTTTAGTAACTATGGGTAGTATCTTAGCATTCTTATTAGTCGGTATCGTTGGATTAGCATATTGGTATGGCGTTTTACCTCAAACTGAAACAACTGTACTGTCACAATTAGCAATGAATATATTAGGTCATAACGCTGGTTATTATTTCGTCCAAGCTACTACGGTAATGATTTTAGTGTTAGCTGCTAATACAGGATTTACAGCATTTCCAATGTTAGCTGCAAGTATGGCGAAAGATAAATACATGCCTCGTATGTTTAATGTACGTGGTGATAGATTAGGATACTCTAACTCTATAATCACATTAGGCGTTGGCGCAATTCTATTAATTATATTATTCAATGGTAAAACTGAAAACTTAATCCCATTATATGCAGTTGGGGTATTTATCCCATTCACATTAGCACAATATGGAATGGTTCTTAAATGGATTAGAGGCCGTGAAAAAGGCTGGTCAAGAAAACTTATTGCCAATGCAATTGGTGGAACAATTACTTTTATCGTTTTCATGATTTTCTTGATTACAAAATTCAGCCACGTATGGCCAATCTTAATCTTTTTACCACTGATCGTAATTGTCTTTTTACGCATTAATATGCACTATAAAAATATTGCAGAACAACTTAGATCAACTGCAATGGTTCAAGATATGCCAATAGTTGATAAAAACTTAGCACTTGTGCCAGTGAGTACGATTACTTCAGCTATTGATAAATCTGTTTATTACGCACAAATGATTGCAGATGATGTTATTGCTGTACACGTATCATTTGGTGATGAATCCGATAAATGTTTTGTAGATAAATGGCAAAAACATTTCCCAGATGTTCGATTAGTCGTATTACATTCAGAATATCGTAGTGTTATTCGTCCGATTTCTCGATTTATAGATAAAATTAATAAAAAAGCCAATGACAAAAATTATGTTATAACAGTGGTTGTGCCACAATTTATAACTAAAAAATCATGGCATAATTTCTTACACAACCAAACAAGCATACGTTTAAAAATGCATTTATTCTACCAAAAAAATGTTATTTTAGCGACTGTGCCATTTAAATTGAAAAAGTAG
- a CDS encoding cation:proton antiporter — translation MELLEAFLLFIFAVIISSIIYNRFPKIPTAFIQIALGVCLFTLPIPIHFEFESEVFMMAVIAPLLFVEGTHVSRTKLLEYRKPVVLMAMGLVFTTVIGVGFFIHWIWSDLPMPAAFAIAAILCPTDAVAVSAITKGKVLPKGSMSILEGESLLNDAAGIISFKIAVTALVTGSFSAFEAIGQFIISTILGILIGAVIGALVVSLRVYLTANKGLKDSNTLTFIQLLTPFAVYFIGEELHASGIIAVVVAGLIHGLERDRLIRAQTELQMNYNQIWNTLSYALNGFVFVVLGYIVPEVVMEIVHQEPQNITFLISTALLIALAIYAFRFIWVYFWFKDFYYPKNVHSYLDDEEDSGPPKRKHYAFIMTMCGIHGTISLSMALTLPYMMNGNQEFIYRNDLLFIASLMVLISLIMAQVVLPFITPSEEVSSFKGMTYQSAKIFMVQHVLNTFKKKSKTNKDIDYRPILNQYYNELSFLINMEPDNKNTKELRRLQEVAEDEETETLERLIDKGSVTKKDITDYRNVMEFNQSYREMSILKKVSRFFRLVALRFKARKDSRKEAHRIHKEERALTKEVHNATSKENKTLAKEKRAEYKEERQKVKEARKAQREEFKNSFNKVQQIMRVVNHNIIMKMREEQNSTNVLEVSLIINQYHSLSRTIRQNQNRREQRDKNKQVYEITTYQQHDVKLEALYLQRQLLDEFITRNKVTNEVATQLRENINYNEIVLAHEANGH, via the coding sequence ATGGAACTATTAGAAGCATTTTTATTATTTATATTCGCAGTAATTATTAGTTCTATTATTTACAATAGGTTCCCTAAAATTCCTACTGCTTTTATTCAAATCGCGTTGGGTGTTTGTTTATTTACCTTACCGATTCCAATACATTTCGAGTTCGAATCTGAAGTATTTATGATGGCAGTTATCGCCCCACTGTTATTTGTGGAAGGTACACATGTTTCAAGAACAAAGTTGCTTGAATACCGTAAACCAGTTGTCCTCATGGCAATGGGATTAGTATTTACGACAGTTATTGGTGTTGGTTTCTTTATTCATTGGATTTGGTCCGATTTACCTATGCCAGCTGCTTTTGCGATTGCCGCAATCCTTTGTCCAACAGATGCTGTGGCAGTATCTGCAATCACTAAAGGTAAAGTCTTACCTAAAGGTTCAATGTCTATTCTTGAAGGTGAGTCTTTACTTAATGACGCTGCTGGTATCATATCATTCAAAATTGCAGTGACTGCACTTGTTACAGGTAGCTTTTCTGCTTTCGAAGCGATTGGCCAATTTATTATTTCAACTATTCTAGGTATTCTGATTGGTGCCGTTATCGGTGCGCTTGTTGTTAGCTTAAGAGTCTATTTAACAGCTAATAAAGGTTTGAAAGATAGCAATACTTTAACGTTTATTCAGTTGTTGACACCATTTGCCGTATATTTTATTGGCGAAGAATTACACGCATCAGGAATTATTGCAGTAGTCGTTGCTGGTCTCATTCACGGCTTAGAACGCGATCGTTTGATTCGAGCTCAAACTGAATTACAGATGAACTACAATCAAATTTGGAATACATTAAGTTATGCTTTAAATGGCTTCGTTTTCGTCGTTCTAGGTTATATTGTTCCAGAAGTAGTAATGGAAATCGTACATCAAGAGCCTCAAAATATTACTTTCCTTATCTCTACAGCGCTATTAATTGCCCTCGCAATTTACGCCTTCAGATTTATTTGGGTTTATTTTTGGTTTAAAGATTTCTATTATCCTAAGAATGTCCATTCATACCTCGATGATGAAGAAGATTCTGGACCACCGAAACGTAAACATTATGCCTTTATAATGACAATGTGTGGTATTCATGGAACAATTTCATTATCAATGGCATTAACTTTACCTTATATGATGAATGGTAATCAGGAATTCATTTATCGTAATGATTTACTATTCATTGCTTCATTAATGGTATTAATTAGTTTGATTATGGCTCAAGTCGTTTTACCTTTCATCACACCTTCTGAAGAAGTTTCATCATTTAAAGGCATGACATATCAATCAGCAAAAATATTTATGGTTCAACATGTATTAAATACTTTTAAAAAGAAAAGTAAAACAAATAAAGACATAGATTATCGACCTATATTAAACCAATATTATAATGAGCTATCGTTCTTAATTAATATGGAACCAGATAATAAAAACACTAAAGAGTTACGTAGACTTCAAGAAGTGGCAGAAGATGAAGAAACTGAAACACTAGAACGTCTCATCGATAAAGGTAGTGTGACGAAAAAAGACATTACCGACTATCGTAATGTTATGGAATTCAATCAATCCTATCGTGAGATGTCAATTCTTAAAAAAGTTAGCCGTTTCTTTAGATTAGTTGCTTTGCGTTTTAAAGCACGTAAAGATTCACGAAAAGAAGCACATCGTATTCATAAAGAAGAACGTGCCTTGACAAAAGAGGTGCATAACGCCACTTCTAAAGAAAACAAAACGCTAGCAAAAGAAAAGCGTGCGGAATACAAAGAGGAACGTCAAAAAGTTAAAGAAGCGCGCAAAGCTCAAAGAGAAGAATTTAAAAATAGTTTCAATAAAGTTCAACAAATCATGCGTGTCGTCAATCATAATATCATTATGAAAATGCGTGAAGAGCAAAATAGTACAAACGTGTTAGAAGTGAGTTTAATTATTAATCAGTACCACAGCTTATCACGTACGATTCGTCAAAATCAAAATAGAAGAGAACAACGTGATAAAAATAAACAAGTCTATGAGATTACGACATATCAGCAACACGATGTTAAACTGGAAGCGTTATATTTACAACGTCAATTATTAGATGAGTTTATCACCCGTAACAAAGTTACAAATGAAGTAGCTACACAGTTACGTGAGAATATTAACTATAATGAGATTGTCTTAGCACATGAAGCTAATGGTCATTAA
- a CDS encoding amino acid permease translates to MARKLERELNNRHIQLIAIGGAIGTGLFLGSGQTIALTGPSLLITYMIIGIIMFAFMRALGELLLSNTRFNSFVDIANEYIGPFAGFVIGWTYWLAWIASSMSDLTAMGQYFSFWFPQVPHWITVLFIVLMLISFNMLGARLFGELEFWFSIIKIITIIAMIIIGLVMIFFSFKTSYGHASFGNLINHGGIFPNGPFGFLMAFQIAVYSFIGIELIGVTAGETKDPRNVIPKAINNVPVRILLFYVGGLLVIMSVIPWNKIDSNSSPFVTMFSLIGLPFAAGLVNFVVLTAASSATNSGIYSNSRILFGLAKQGLGPKVLSKTNGNSVPYLSMFVSSGTLLAAALLNFIFPDAIKLFIYVTTLSTVLFLVVWAMIIISYIIFVKKNPEEHTKNKFKLFGGLKSAYLVLVFFAFVFVLLFFSEDTRAAIFISPIWFIFLFIFYRKYKTNAEHLAEKTRSQGRHSINH, encoded by the coding sequence ATGGCTAGGAAGTTAGAAAGAGAGTTAAACAACAGGCATATTCAATTAATTGCGATTGGGGGCGCAATTGGTACAGGTTTATTCTTAGGTTCAGGTCAAACCATTGCTTTAACTGGGCCTTCGTTATTAATTACATACATGATTATCGGTATAATCATGTTCGCGTTTATGAGAGCACTTGGTGAATTATTACTAAGTAATACACGTTTTAATTCGTTTGTAGATATTGCGAATGAATACATAGGCCCTTTCGCTGGTTTCGTAATTGGTTGGACATATTGGCTTGCTTGGATTGCTTCAAGTATGTCCGATTTAACAGCAATGGGACAATATTTTAGTTTCTGGTTCCCACAAGTACCACACTGGATTACTGTATTGTTTATCGTATTAATGTTAATTTCATTTAACATGTTAGGTGCAAGATTATTCGGCGAATTGGAATTTTGGTTCTCAATAATTAAGATTATCACTATAATCGCGATGATTATTATTGGTCTAGTAATGATTTTCTTCTCATTTAAAACATCATATGGACATGCCTCATTCGGTAACTTGATCAATCATGGCGGGATTTTCCCTAATGGGCCATTTGGTTTCTTAATGGCATTCCAAATCGCTGTTTATTCATTTATTGGTATTGAATTAATCGGTGTAACTGCAGGAGAAACCAAGGACCCTAGAAACGTTATTCCGAAAGCAATCAATAATGTACCGGTACGTATTTTATTATTCTACGTAGGTGGTTTATTAGTTATCATGTCTGTAATTCCTTGGAATAAAATAGACTCAAATAGTAGTCCGTTTGTAACAATGTTTAGTCTAATTGGTTTACCATTCGCTGCAGGACTTGTTAACTTCGTTGTATTAACGGCAGCGTCATCAGCAACAAATAGTGGTATTTATTCAAACAGTCGTATTTTATTTGGTCTTGCCAAACAAGGTCTAGGACCGAAAGTCTTAAGTAAAACAAATGGTAATAGTGTGCCATATTTATCTATGTTTGTATCATCTGGAACATTGCTCGCAGCAGCATTATTAAACTTTATTTTCCCAGATGCAATTAAACTATTTATCTATGTTACGACACTTTCAACTGTACTATTTTTAGTAGTATGGGCGATGATTATTATTTCTTATATTATCTTTGTTAAGAAAAACCCTGAAGAACACACTAAGAATAAGTTCAAATTATTTGGTGGCTTGAAATCAGCTTATTTAGTACTCGTATTCTTCGCATTTGTATTTGTACTTTTATTCTTTAGTGAAGATACAAGAGCTGCTATTTTCATCTCACCAATATGGTTCATTTTCTTATTTATTTTCTATAGAAAATATAAAACGAATGCCGAACATTTGGCTGAAAAAACGAGAAGTCAAGGACGCCATTCAATTAATCATTAA
- a CDS encoding metallophosphoesterase, protein MRIGTISDLHIDRHPKLEPEAYLNALIDVIGERNIELLLIAGDISNHFRQSYQFICDVKEACQIPVLFVPGNHDYWTSESSISSKEIYDFYVSKPECLIGQPYVINNKWVIVGHTAWYDYSYADDKFDITRVERGKYYGATWQDKVKIDWHMDDRTFSALAAKQVEKDLKQFQHLNIILMTHIVTHPQFVVPTPHRIFDFFNAYIGTRDFDKFYQKYPIQYSIMGHVHFRKSIVDKSITYLCPCLGYQRQWRTTDIKQEINHALMDFEIDDS, encoded by the coding sequence ATGAGAATTGGAACGATTTCAGATTTGCATATTGATAGACATCCTAAACTTGAACCTGAAGCGTACCTCAATGCATTAATAGATGTTATTGGGGAAAGGAACATAGAGTTATTATTAATTGCTGGCGATATTTCGAATCACTTTCGACAAAGCTACCAATTTATTTGTGATGTGAAAGAGGCATGTCAAATACCAGTGCTATTTGTTCCAGGAAATCACGACTATTGGACATCGGAATCATCTATAAGTTCAAAAGAAATTTATGATTTTTACGTAAGTAAACCTGAGTGTTTAATTGGACAACCATATGTAATTAATAACAAATGGGTTATTGTAGGGCATACAGCTTGGTACGACTATAGTTATGCTGATGACAAATTTGATATCACTCGTGTTGAACGTGGGAAATATTATGGTGCCACTTGGCAAGATAAAGTGAAAATAGATTGGCATATGGATGATCGAACATTCTCTGCATTAGCAGCCAAACAAGTTGAGAAAGATTTAAAACAATTTCAACATCTAAATATAATATTAATGACTCATATCGTGACGCATCCTCAATTTGTGGTGCCTACACCACATCGGATTTTTGATTTTTTTAATGCGTATATAGGCACACGTGATTTTGACAAATTTTATCAAAAGTATCCTATTCAATATAGCATCATGGGGCATGTTCATTTTCGTAAATCAATTGTTGATAAAAGCATAACTTATTTATGCCCATGCTTAGGTTATCAACGACAGTGGCGAACAACAGATATTAAACAAGAAATCAATCATGCACTCATGGATTTTGAAATTGATGATAGTTAA
- a CDS encoding C39 family peptidase: protein MKKILPVKPISQLFPIPMVMGCEGVSAAMLLQYNHHDIKATSIMKHWPTHPNNPYKGYVGHHFLVKFGHHQTIFPDAYVPYLQTIDSRIVDGTGTDLTSLESVIDKGQPIILYHTSLGQKPHRRHFKLDNQPTELVSNIHITLLIGYDENHYYFIDPLWSHLFRKIIVPSIVPNHFQFIKIKKDKLEQSYNAPGKKCIYLSPDGE, encoded by the coding sequence ATGAAAAAAATCTTACCCGTTAAACCTATAAGCCAACTATTCCCTATTCCTATGGTAATGGGTTGTGAAGGTGTATCTGCTGCGATGTTATTACAATATAATCACCATGATATTAAGGCTACGAGCATTATGAAGCATTGGCCAACGCATCCTAATAATCCATATAAAGGCTATGTAGGACATCACTTTCTCGTCAAATTCGGTCACCATCAAACGATATTTCCAGATGCCTATGTGCCATATTTACAAACCATAGATTCACGTATTGTGGATGGTACTGGTACTGATTTAACTTCATTAGAGTCAGTCATTGATAAGGGACAACCTATTATCTTGTACCATACTAGCTTAGGACAAAAGCCTCACCGTCGACATTTTAAATTAGATAACCAACCTACAGAACTCGTTTCTAATATTCATATTACGTTGTTAATAGGATACGATGAGAATCACTACTATTTTATTGATCCTTTGTGGAGTCATTTATTTAGAAAAATAATCGTTCCATCTATCGTACCGAATCATTTTCAATTTATTAAAATTAAAAAAGACAAGTTGGAGCAAAGTTATAATGCTCCTGGTAAAAAGTGTATCTATTTAAGCCCGGATGGTGAGTGA
- a CDS encoding AraC family transcriptional regulator, with the protein MDYRFENLNAMRFIGVKRTFNNGKDMQQGIPEFWQEVNDKGITEKLVEMSNGTLTGVLGVVISYSTGEMDYFIGVPSDEKMDDHVMYSEFHLNPHQYVVFNVVGRVPESIKEAMPHIYQDILPNVDFETINAPLFEHYLPGNTQDVEYITEIYIPIK; encoded by the coding sequence ATGGACTATCGCTTTGAAAATTTAAATGCTATGAGATTCATTGGCGTCAAAAGAACGTTTAATAATGGTAAAGATATGCAACAAGGGATACCTGAATTTTGGCAAGAGGTGAATGATAAGGGAATCACTGAAAAACTAGTTGAAATGAGTAATGGTACTTTGACAGGGGTACTAGGCGTGGTTATCTCGTATTCAACAGGTGAAATGGATTACTTTATTGGGGTACCAAGTGATGAAAAGATGGATGATCATGTGATGTATAGCGAATTTCATTTGAATCCACATCAATACGTTGTTTTTAATGTGGTAGGTCGCGTGCCTGAATCTATTAAGGAGGCTATGCCACATATCTATCAAGACATCTTGCCGAATGTAGACTTTGAAACGATTAATGCACCGCTTTTTGAACATTATTTACCGGGAAATACTCAAGACGTAGAGTACATTACAGAAATATATATACCGATAAAATAG
- a CDS encoding methyltransferase domain-containing protein: MVKKLAGHTFLAQLGKKRLRPGGIVAINWLIDKGHFSKEKRVLEVACNMCTTSIELAQQYHCQIEGVDLNESALEQGQSNINKHHLNQYIHLTQANAIKLPFEDNSFDIILNEAILTMLPLQIKEKVLREYYRVLKPNGVLLTHDIAIINRSQETKVIEELSKAINMKVTPLKPESWYHLYQEAGFRNIESNIGPLSLMTPVGMIRDEGLIGTINIIKNALKPRNRNMFITMFKTMHKHKNNMNYIVHAVIK, from the coding sequence ATGGTTAAAAAATTAGCTGGTCATACGTTTTTAGCTCAATTAGGTAAAAAACGCTTGCGTCCTGGAGGTATTGTTGCGATAAATTGGCTAATCGATAAGGGGCACTTTTCAAAAGAAAAGCGTGTTCTAGAAGTCGCATGTAATATGTGTACAACATCCATCGAATTAGCACAGCAATACCATTGCCAAATTGAAGGTGTAGATTTAAATGAATCTGCCTTAGAACAAGGACAATCAAATATTAATAAACATCACTTAAATCAATATATACATTTAACTCAGGCGAATGCGATAAAACTTCCATTTGAAGATAATAGTTTCGACATTATCCTAAACGAAGCTATATTGACGATGCTTCCACTTCAAATAAAAGAAAAGGTGTTACGAGAATATTATCGTGTCCTTAAACCAAATGGTGTATTGCTCACGCACGATATCGCTATTATCAATCGTTCACAAGAAACTAAGGTCATAGAAGAATTAAGTAAAGCCATTAATATGAAAGTAACACCATTGAAACCAGAAAGTTGGTATCACCTCTATCAAGAGGCTGGTTTTAGAAATATCGAATCAAATATCGGACCATTATCATTAATGACACCAGTTGGTATGATTCGAGACGAAGGCTTAATTGGCACGATAAACATCATCAAAAACGCACTCAAACCAAGAAATCGTAATATGTTTATAACTATGTTTAAGACTATGCATAAACATAAAAACAACATGAACTATATCGTTCATGCTGTTATAAAATAA
- a CDS encoding multidrug effflux MFS transporter, producing the protein MQNTTHTKLPLLLLIVLGVMTAFGPMIVDMYLPAIPQVQHQFRSSASEIQLTLSFAMIGLALGQFLFGPLSDAFGRKKIGLMILSIFFLSSLSAIFITNLALFLCARLIQGLTAGGIIVIAKAFAGDRYKGDVLAKFLASLMVVNGIVTIVMPLLGGLSLTLGSWRIIFIILTVISILVLIGVAFNMPTTSKVEHTSLNYKAIIIDFGSLLKKPRFIIPMLLQGLTYVMLFSFSSASPFITQKVYNMTPQQFSVMVAINGIGLIIVSQIVALLVEYINRFKLMIYLSLIQILGVILIVITLSVHGPLWILLVAFFLNVCPVTSIGPLGFSMAMEERTGGSGNASSLLGLFQFMLGGIISPIVGLKGSYDATPYIIIIIITAIMLITLQIIYFRNHRHPN; encoded by the coding sequence ATGCAAAATACCACTCACACGAAATTACCCCTATTATTATTAATCGTATTAGGTGTAATGACTGCATTCGGACCGATGATTGTAGATATGTATTTGCCTGCTATACCACAAGTACAACATCAATTTAGGTCTTCTGCATCTGAAATACAACTTACATTGTCCTTTGCTATGATTGGATTAGCATTAGGTCAATTTCTATTCGGACCTTTGTCTGATGCATTTGGTCGTAAAAAAATAGGTCTTATGATATTAAGTATCTTCTTCTTAAGTTCATTAAGTGCCATTTTCATCACCAATCTAGCACTATTTTTATGCGCTCGTCTAATTCAAGGTTTAACTGCGGGTGGCATTATTGTCATTGCCAAAGCGTTTGCTGGAGATCGATATAAAGGTGATGTTCTAGCAAAATTTCTAGCTTCACTAATGGTTGTCAATGGCATAGTGACCATTGTCATGCCCTTACTTGGAGGACTTTCATTAACATTAGGATCATGGAGAATTATATTTATCATTCTAACTGTGATTAGTATATTAGTTCTAATTGGTGTTGCATTTAATATGCCAACCACATCTAAAGTAGAACATACATCTTTAAATTATAAAGCCATTATTATAGACTTTGGTAGTTTATTAAAGAAACCAAGATTTATTATTCCTATGCTATTACAAGGTTTAACCTATGTAATGTTGTTTAGCTTTTCGTCTGCGTCACCTTTTATTACTCAAAAGGTTTACAATATGACGCCACAGCAATTTAGTGTCATGGTCGCTATTAACGGTATTGGCTTAATCATCGTTAGTCAAATCGTTGCTCTATTAGTAGAATATATTAACCGTTTTAAGCTCATGATTTATTTATCATTAATTCAAATTTTAGGCGTCATACTTATCGTCATTACTTTGTCTGTACATGGACCATTATGGATATTGTTAGTCGCTTTCTTCCTAAACGTATGCCCGGTTACATCGATCGGACCTTTAGGTTTTTCTATGGCAATGGAAGAGCGTACAGGTGGAAGTGGCAATGCTTCAAGTTTACTCGGATTGTTCCAATTTATGTTAGGTGGTATTATCTCACCTATTGTTGGTCTTAAAGGTTCTTATGACGCCACGCCATATATCATCATTATTATCATAACTGCAATCATGTTAATCACACTTCAAATTATATACTTCAGAAATCATCGTCACCCAAATTGA